A window of Onychostoma macrolepis isolate SWU-2019 chromosome 01, ASM1243209v1, whole genome shotgun sequence contains these coding sequences:
- the adra2c gene encoding alpha-2C adrenergic receptor, translated as MHNLSFASEVDTYIDIGLTSSGNSTSRYSPTTIIGLAGLVSFLILFTIVGNVLVVIAVLTSRALKPPQNLFLVSLASADILVATLIIPFSLANELMGYWFFGKVWCDIYLALDVLFCTSSIVHLCAISLDRYWSVTQAVEYNLKRTPRRVKGMIVVVWLIAAVISFPPLISMDRNNEGDSSEPQCQLNDHTWYILYSSIGSFFAPCVIMILVYIRIYQVAKTRTRNMSEKRRDPDGGSGTPRLENGLSREDSRRENGHCASPPPGERKPGEDDPDAELEDSSSSDEKAKRTQNETAPSRKDRRSSRKNSSSSKHSSRKSRASSKSLDLFSSRRKRRNTISRKKISQAREKRFTFVLAVVMGVFVVCWFPFFFSYSLYGICREPCAIHDTLFKFFFWIGYCNSSLNPVIYTIFNQDFRRAFQKILCKSWKRSF; from the coding sequence ATGCATAACTTAAGCTTTGCAAGCGAAGTGGACACTTACATTGACATTGGTTTAACATCCTCTGGGAATTCTACAAGTCGCTATTCTCCGACAACCATTATAGGGCTCGCGGGGCTGGTGAGCTTCCTCATCTTGTTTACAATAGTGGGGAATGTGCTGGTCGTTATCGCCGTTTTAACGAGCAGAGCGCTCAAGCCACCACAAAACCTTTTTCTTGTGTCTCTGGCCAGTGCGGACATTCTGGTGGCCACCTTGATAATCCCTTTCTCTCTGGCCAATGAATTAATGGGCTACTGGTTTTTTGGGAAAGTTTGGTGTGATATTTATCTGGCGCTAGATGTTCTTTTCTGCACATCTTCTATTGTTCACCTGTGTGCCATAAGTCTGGACAGGTACTGGTCTGTAACACAGGCGGTCGAGTATAACTTGAAGCGGACACCTCGCAGAGTAAAGGGCATGATTGTGGTGGTATGGTTGATCGCCGCTGTAATCTCCTTCCCACCGCTCATCTCCATGGACCGGAATAACGAGGGTGACAGCAGCGAACCACAATGCCAGCTGAACGACCACACGTGGTACATCCTGTACTCCAGCATCGGGTCGTTCTTTGCCCCATGTGTCATCATGATCCTTGTTTACATCCGAATCTACCAGGTGGCTAAGACAAGAACCCGTAATATGTCTGAAAAGCGTCGCGATCCGGATGGAGGATCAGGAACACCACGGCTGGAGAACGGCTTGAGCCGTGAGGATTCTAGGCGGGAAAACGGGCACTGTGCCTCGCCGCCACCAGGGGAACGCAAACCAGGCGAGGATGACCCAGATGCTGAGCTGGAGGACAGCAGCTCTTCTGATGAGAAGGCCAAGCGGACGCAAAATGAGACGGCGCCCTCACGAAAAGACCGCCGGTCCAGCCGCAAGAACAGCTCCAGCTCCAAGCATTCCAGCCGGAAGTCTCGAGCCAGCAGCAAGTCCCTGGACTTGTTTTCATCCCGTAGAAAAAGGAGGAACACCATTTCGAGAAAAAAAATTTCCCAGGCACGAGAGAAGCGGTTCACCTTTGTGCTGGCCGTAGTCATGGGGGTGTTTGTGGTCTGCTGGTTTCCGTTCTTCTTCAGCTACAGCCTGTATGGGATCTGTCGGGAGCCCTGTGCCATCCATGACACCCTGTTCAAGTTTTTCTTCTGGATCGGTTACTGCAACAGCTCCCTCAATCCCGTCATCTACACCATCTTCAACCAGGACTTCCGGCGAGCTTTTCAGAAGATCCTATGCAAGTCCTGGAAGAGGTCTTTTTAG